The Oryzomonas sagensis genome has a window encoding:
- a CDS encoding tetratricopeptide repeat protein: protein MAANDARKEFDNGLILFEAGSILRALGHFEKSMEARPTPLCASYYAYCMAKERGHVTKGVALCREALAQEPGNPVHYLNLARIHLLGPNKEDALKVLREGIQHAPDPELAALLAVVGVRKPPVMSFLHRNNPINKFLGILLTRLGMR from the coding sequence ATGGCCGCTAATGATGCGCGCAAGGAGTTCGATAACGGCCTGATCCTGTTTGAGGCCGGCAGTATCCTGAGGGCATTGGGGCATTTCGAAAAATCCATGGAGGCCCGGCCAACCCCCCTCTGCGCCTCCTATTACGCCTATTGCATGGCAAAGGAGCGGGGCCATGTCACAAAGGGGGTGGCCCTGTGCCGCGAGGCGTTGGCACAGGAGCCGGGCAATCCGGTTCATTATCTGAACCTTGCCCGCATCCACCTGTTGGGGCCAAACAAAGAGGATGCCCTCAAGGTTCTCAGGGAGGGGATCCAGCACGCCCCTGATCCGGAACTTGCTGCGCTGCTTGCCGTGGTCGGCGTGCGGAAACCGCCGGTCATGTCATTTTTGCATCGCAACAATCCCATCAACAAATTCCTCGGCATCCTGCTCACGAGACTTGGCATGCGCTAA
- a CDS encoding ferritin-like domain-containing protein, producing MGSRAREIIGMDVDELIDLLRRAFCDEWFAYYQYWLGAKLVKGPMKDAVGAELLQHATEELLHADMVALRIIQLGGTPVTKPEDWYKLTNCGYDAPDDPFVKVIIDQNIKGEQCAIGVYSRLLEVTKDKDPITHNMVLQILQQEIEHEEDLQALLEDFELMMRAFKG from the coding sequence ATGGGGTCAAGAGCACGTGAAATCATCGGCATGGATGTGGATGAACTCATCGATCTGTTACGACGGGCCTTTTGCGATGAGTGGTTTGCCTATTATCAGTACTGGCTGGGCGCCAAGCTGGTGAAAGGCCCCATGAAGGATGCGGTCGGGGCCGAACTGCTCCAGCATGCCACCGAGGAGTTGCTGCACGCCGATATGGTCGCCCTGCGGATCATCCAACTCGGCGGGACCCCGGTCACCAAGCCGGAAGATTGGTACAAATTGACCAACTGCGGCTACGACGCCCCGGACGATCCGTTTGTCAAGGTCATCATCGACCAGAACATCAAGGGAGAGCAGTGCGCCATCGGCGTCTATAGCCGGCTTCTGGAGGTGACCAAGGACAAGGACCCCATCACCCACAACATGGTGCTGCAGATCCTCCAGCAGGAAATCGAGCATGAGGAAGACCTGCAGGCGCTTCTGGAGGATTTTGAATTGATGATGAGGGCTTTCAAGGGGTGA
- a CDS encoding MauE/DoxX family redox-associated membrane protein, whose product MKTALRIVLGLILLAASIAKLSNMSGFVAVLHSYHIFPQGLHWPAAIMISGVELVVGSWLFWGRHLRQAAWTSLVLHSVYACFAAFMLLRNVPILNCGCFGSYLARPLSWMTVGQNLVLVALSLLLARLARPVPPLYTR is encoded by the coding sequence ATGAAAACAGCATTGCGCATAGTGCTCGGACTGATCCTGCTGGCGGCCTCAATCGCCAAACTGAGCAACATGTCGGGCTTCGTAGCGGTACTGCATTCGTATCACATCTTTCCCCAGGGGCTGCACTGGCCGGCGGCGATCATGATCAGCGGGGTCGAACTGGTGGTCGGTTCATGGCTTTTTTGGGGGCGCCATCTGCGGCAGGCGGCCTGGACCTCGTTGGTGCTGCATAGCGTCTATGCCTGTTTTGCCGCCTTCATGCTCCTGCGCAACGTACCGATTCTCAACTGCGGCTGTTTCGGCTCCTACCTTGCCCGCCCCCTTTCCTGGATGACGGTGGGACAGAACCTGGTACTGGTTGCCCTGTCGCTGCTGCTGGCCCGGCTCGCCCGCCCGGTCCCGCCGTTGTACACCCGCTGA
- a CDS encoding putative manganese-dependent inorganic diphosphatase: MNKQIYVIGHKNPDTDSIAAAIGYAELKKQLGHANVKAAMAGSPNPQTLYILGRLGIELPVYLADIHPKVRDVIKRQPVTAGAEMPLREALALFHRHSIRVLPVVDGANAPIGIVSLLKLSEKYLVAGSDRKRGVDSSLSALAGSLDATFLSGAASDELEHLHLFIGAMEEKSFLSRIAGYDPATMLVMTGDRPSIQQAAIDKGVRILVVTGGLAVGDDLVAKGREAGVAILSTPHDTATAAWLARLSTPLACFIEPGFERVGVGEPLEHLRLKLLHSGEPAVVAVEEDGSIAGVATKSSLLASCPYALILVDHNELGQAVPGAETVEILEVIDHHKLGNPPSNQPITFMTAPVGSTCTVVATLYRERGREPEKPIAALLLAGIMSDTVILKSPTTTERDREMVAWLEERAGLDHVAFGRDIFSSCSGFKAYGSLEKAVRSDFKHFTAHDTLFGVGQVEVVGFDEFYEIKDDLRQVLKQVKEEEGLHMAGLMVTDIYTESTLFLVEGKNELAHVMGYPQLEPRLYELKGVMSRKKQMVPHLLKVLGAL; encoded by the coding sequence ATGAACAAACAGATATATGTCATCGGGCACAAAAATCCCGATACCGACTCCATAGCGGCGGCCATCGGCTACGCGGAGTTGAAGAAGCAACTCGGCCATGCCAACGTCAAGGCTGCCATGGCGGGCTCGCCCAATCCCCAAACCCTGTATATCCTTGGCCGCCTCGGCATTGAGCTGCCGGTTTACCTGGCCGATATTCACCCCAAGGTGCGCGACGTCATCAAACGCCAACCGGTCACCGCCGGGGCGGAGATGCCGCTCAGGGAGGCCTTGGCGCTGTTCCATCGCCATAGCATCAGGGTGCTGCCGGTGGTGGATGGGGCGAATGCTCCCATCGGTATTGTCTCCCTTCTCAAGTTGTCGGAAAAATATCTGGTGGCGGGCTCCGACCGCAAACGGGGGGTGGACAGCTCGCTCTCCGCTCTGGCCGGCAGCCTGGATGCAACCTTTCTGTCCGGTGCCGCGTCGGACGAACTGGAACACCTCCACCTCTTCATCGGCGCCATGGAAGAGAAATCCTTCCTCTCCAGAATTGCCGGTTATGACCCGGCGACCATGCTGGTCATGACCGGGGATCGCCCCTCCATCCAGCAGGCGGCCATCGACAAAGGGGTGCGGATTTTGGTGGTGACCGGTGGTTTGGCGGTCGGGGACGATCTGGTCGCCAAGGGGAGGGAGGCCGGCGTCGCAATCCTTTCGACGCCCCACGACACCGCCACGGCCGCCTGGCTGGCCCGCCTCTCCACGCCTCTGGCCTGCTTCATCGAACCGGGATTTGAGCGGGTCGGCGTCGGCGAACCGCTGGAACACCTGCGCCTCAAGCTGCTCCACTCGGGCGAGCCTGCGGTGGTGGCCGTGGAAGAGGACGGTTCCATCGCCGGGGTCGCCACCAAGTCGTCGCTTCTCGCCTCTTGCCCCTATGCCCTGATCCTGGTGGATCACAACGAACTGGGACAGGCCGTGCCGGGGGCGGAGACGGTGGAGATTCTGGAGGTGATCGACCACCACAAGCTGGGCAATCCCCCCAGCAATCAACCGATTACGTTCATGACGGCCCCGGTGGGGAGCACCTGCACGGTGGTTGCGACCCTCTACCGGGAACGGGGACGGGAGCCGGAAAAACCGATCGCCGCCCTGCTCTTGGCCGGTATCATGTCCGACACAGTCATACTCAAGTCTCCCACCACCACCGAACGGGACCGGGAGATGGTGGCCTGGCTGGAAGAACGGGCCGGCCTGGACCACGTGGCTTTCGGCAGGGACATCTTTTCCTCGTGCAGCGGTTTCAAGGCCTATGGATCGTTGGAAAAGGCCGTACGCTCCGACTTCAAACACTTCACGGCCCACGATACCCTTTTCGGCGTCGGTCAGGTCGAGGTGGTCGGTTTCGACGAGTTCTACGAGATCAAGGACGATCTGCGCCAGGTGCTCAAACAGGTCAAGGAAGAGGAAGGGCTGCATATGGCGGGCCTGATGGTGACCGACATCTACACCGAAAGCACGCTTTTCCTGGTGGAGGGGAAAAACGAACTGGCCCATGTCATGGGGTATCCCCAGTTGGAACCCCGCCTGTATGAACTGAAAGGGGTCATGTCCCGCAAGAAACAGATGGTGCCCCACCTGTTGAAGGTGCTGGGGGCGCTCTGA
- a CDS encoding rhomboid family intramembrane serine protease — MTQKAMLCPRCRQLIGSEESVCSWCGAQRSSAWWRPTAWVQGGVDGVWLVKAIVTVNIIIYAFSIILSMGRGNAAGLLSMLSPDQMSLMLLGATGTVPIDGYSGYWTVITANYLHGGILHLIFNLMALRQIAPWVTQEYGPGRMFVIYTLGGVCGYLVSYLAGVPFTIGASGAICSLIGSLLYYGRSRGGVYGATVFREVSGWVFGLALFGFIMPGINNWAHGGGIIGGIVLGLLLGYDERNRENALHRLLALLCAATTVGLLGWRILVLVALGGGH, encoded by the coding sequence ATGACGCAAAAGGCAATGCTCTGTCCCCGCTGCCGTCAACTGATCGGCAGCGAAGAATCCGTCTGTTCCTGGTGCGGGGCGCAACGTTCCAGTGCCTGGTGGCGTCCCACGGCCTGGGTGCAGGGCGGGGTCGATGGGGTCTGGCTGGTCAAGGCCATCGTCACCGTCAATATCATCATCTATGCATTCTCCATCATCCTCAGCATGGGGCGCGGAAATGCCGCCGGCCTGTTGAGCATGCTCAGCCCGGACCAGATGAGCCTTATGCTGCTGGGGGCGACCGGAACGGTGCCTATCGACGGGTACAGCGGATACTGGACGGTGATCACCGCCAACTACCTGCATGGCGGCATTCTGCACCTTATCTTCAACCTGATGGCGCTGCGCCAGATAGCCCCCTGGGTCACCCAGGAGTACGGGCCTGGCCGCATGTTCGTCATCTATACCCTGGGGGGCGTCTGCGGCTACCTTGTTTCTTACTTGGCGGGGGTTCCCTTTACCATCGGCGCCTCGGGGGCCATTTGCAGCCTCATCGGTTCGCTGCTCTACTATGGCCGCAGCCGTGGCGGCGTCTACGGGGCCACGGTCTTCCGGGAGGTTAGCGGCTGGGTGTTCGGCTTGGCGCTGTTCGGCTTCATCATGCCGGGCATCAACAACTGGGCCCATGGCGGCGGTATTATCGGCGGGATCGTACTGGGGCTGCTTTTGGGGTATGATGAGCGCAATAGGGAGAACGCCTTGCATAGGCTCCTGGCACTACTGTGTGCCGCTACCACGGTGGGGTTGCTTGGGTGGAGGATTTTGGTGCTCGTCGCCCTCGGGGGCGGTCATTGA
- a CDS encoding DUF4124 domain-containing protein — protein sequence MKRLLVVMALMLASSAQADVYKWIDGRGVAHYTNKEYEIPARYKARAKPLHIEAVQAGAPATSPAPPQQAAPAQPPAQPPDKQPVSSPPVAPSSPAPQPVVTPAGTPPAQSVPIQPRVRRRIHSGEE from the coding sequence ATGAAACGATTGCTGGTGGTCATGGCGCTGATGCTGGCATCCAGCGCCCAGGCCGATGTCTATAAGTGGATCGATGGGCGGGGGGTGGCCCACTATACCAACAAGGAGTACGAGATTCCCGCGCGTTACAAGGCCCGGGCAAAGCCTCTGCACATCGAGGCGGTCCAGGCCGGAGCACCGGCCACATCCCCGGCACCTCCCCAGCAGGCCGCGCCCGCGCAACCTCCGGCCCAACCACCGGACAAGCAACCGGTGTCCTCCCCCCCTGTCGCCCCGTCGTCCCCTGCGCCACAGCCGGTCGTCACCCCGGCCGGAACGCCGCCGGCGCAGAGCGTCCCGATCCAGCCGAGAGTGAGGCGCAGGATTCATTCAGGGGAGGAGTAA
- a CDS encoding c-type cytochrome — protein MRCNHALILLAALFALTATAACTKNDANRPVEKPSEQTASAPAQKLTGEQLFKAKCAQCHKIKDQGGVVGPDLTAIASRKDAAGLQDFIKDPKKQNPSTAMPSFADLPADDLKAIVDYLGNLK, from the coding sequence ATGCGCTGCAACCATGCCCTTATTTTACTCGCTGCACTGTTTGCTCTGACCGCAACCGCGGCCTGTACCAAGAATGACGCCAACAGACCGGTGGAAAAGCCCTCCGAACAGACGGCGTCAGCCCCGGCACAAAAACTGACCGGAGAACAACTTTTCAAAGCCAAATGCGCCCAATGCCACAAGATCAAGGATCAGGGCGGCGTGGTCGGCCCCGATCTGACAGCCATCGCCTCCCGGAAAGATGCTGCCGGCCTCCAGGATTTCATCAAGGATCCCAAAAAGCAAAACCCCTCAACCGCCATGCCGTCCTTCGCCGACCTGCCGGCCGACGACCTCAAGGCTATTGTCGACTATCTGGGCAACCTCAAGTAA
- a CDS encoding cytochrome C, with the protein MKMSVATLTLLAVSVSSAMAAVSPSPERGKELFNSAALGTNGKSCASCHPGGSGLEKAAASAPKKLEKVVNQCIVKALKGKALPAGSPDLASLVSYLKTLSPAKTK; encoded by the coding sequence ATGAAAATGTCCGTGGCAACTCTCACCCTGTTGGCCGTGTCGGTAAGTAGTGCAATGGCAGCCGTTTCACCCTCCCCCGAGCGGGGCAAGGAGCTGTTCAACAGCGCCGCCCTGGGGACGAACGGTAAAAGTTGCGCCAGTTGCCATCCTGGGGGCAGTGGGCTGGAAAAGGCCGCTGCCTCTGCCCCTAAAAAACTTGAAAAGGTTGTAAACCAGTGCATTGTGAAAGCGCTCAAGGGAAAGGCCCTCCCGGCCGGTTCTCCTGACCTGGCTTCACTCGTCTCCTACCTGAAGACACTCTCCCCCGCCAAGACGAAATAG
- a CDS encoding DODA-type extradiol aromatic ring-opening family dioxygenase, whose protein sequence is MRPILPTLFISHGAPTLLIDPVPTRDFLLTLGATMERPRAIVCISAHWTTRVPTAAHTTQPDLIYDFGGFPDELYRMTYPAPGDPALAERIAQLLENRGIEASREETRGLDHGAWVPLKLMYPHADIPVVQLSVQPHLSPAHHAAIGAALRPLREEGVLILASGSATHNLRDFFGRAINEPPQAYAKEFDDWLCQAVETNDRDSLLAYREQGPHAQANHPTPEHFLPLFVAMGAGDTGKVLHRAFTYGVISMGAFAWE, encoded by the coding sequence ATGAGACCAATCCTGCCGACACTTTTCATCTCACACGGAGCCCCCACCCTGTTGATCGACCCGGTACCGACCCGCGACTTCCTGCTCACACTGGGTGCCACCATGGAACGGCCGCGGGCGATTGTCTGCATTTCGGCCCACTGGACCACCCGCGTTCCCACGGCGGCCCATACGACGCAGCCGGACCTGATCTACGACTTCGGCGGCTTTCCCGATGAACTTTACCGCATGACCTACCCGGCTCCGGGCGACCCGGCTCTTGCCGAACGCATCGCCCAACTCCTGGAGAATCGCGGCATCGAAGCGAGCCGGGAGGAGACACGAGGCCTCGACCATGGGGCCTGGGTGCCGCTCAAACTGATGTATCCCCACGCGGATATCCCGGTGGTTCAACTGTCGGTGCAACCGCACCTGAGCCCGGCCCACCATGCGGCAATCGGAGCGGCCCTCCGCCCCTTGCGGGAGGAGGGGGTGCTGATCCTGGCCAGCGGCTCGGCGACCCACAACCTCAGGGATTTTTTCGGACGCGCCATCAATGAGCCGCCCCAGGCGTATGCCAAGGAATTTGATGATTGGCTCTGCCAGGCCGTGGAGACCAATGACCGGGATTCGCTCCTGGCCTATCGGGAGCAGGGGCCCCATGCCCAGGCAAACCATCCGACGCCGGAGCACTTCCTGCCGCTGTTTGTCGCCATGGGGGCCGGAGACACGGGCAAAGTGCTGCACCGGGCCTTCACCTACGGGGTTATCTCCATGGGAGCCTTCGCCTGGGAGTAA
- a CDS encoding YceI family protein: protein MKRIITAISMIIALALPGLAAASSWTIDQDHSNVGFKVKHLMVSNVKGEFRNFNGTLEIDDRDVTRSKVSVNIETPSITTGVTKRDDHLKSPDFFDVAKYPAMTFVSKKVKKAGNNKLKVYGDLTLHGITREVVLDVEGPTKAYKDPWGNTKRGATATTKVNRKDFGLTWNKAIESGGVMVGEEVTITLEVELLQKK from the coding sequence ATGAAACGCATCATCACAGCCATCAGCATGATCATCGCCCTCGCCCTGCCCGGCTTGGCGGCAGCATCCAGTTGGACGATCGATCAGGATCATTCCAATGTCGGCTTCAAGGTCAAGCACCTGATGGTCAGCAACGTTAAAGGCGAGTTCCGTAACTTCAACGGCACGCTGGAGATTGACGACAGGGACGTGACCAGGTCAAAGGTCTCCGTCAACATCGAGACCCCCTCCATCACCACCGGGGTCACCAAGCGGGACGATCATCTGAAGAGCCCCGACTTCTTCGATGTGGCCAAATACCCGGCCATGACCTTTGTCTCCAAAAAGGTCAAAAAGGCTGGCAACAACAAACTGAAAGTCTACGGCGATCTTACCCTGCACGGCATAACCAGGGAAGTGGTGCTTGACGTGGAAGGCCCCACCAAGGCCTACAAAGACCCCTGGGGCAACACCAAACGCGGTGCAACCGCGACCACCAAGGTCAATCGCAAGGACTTCGGTCTGACCTGGAACAAAGCCATAGAATCGGGCGGCGTGATGGTCGGCGAAGAGGTCACCATCACCCTGGAAGTGGAATTGCTGCAGAAAAAATAG
- a CDS encoding MarR family winged helix-turn-helix transcriptional regulator, with protein sequence MKPTDTTTYRALNTYTKLMRAAESVTSRVGRNMAAADLTISQFGVLEALLHKGPLCQRDIAAKILKSTGNITLVIDNLEKRGLVRRERINEDRRYLTIQLTDQGLELIHEVFARVEAAIVAEMKVLTNDEQGALGTLCKKLGLREGRG encoded by the coding sequence ATGAAACCGACCGACACCACAACCTATCGCGCTTTAAACACCTACACCAAACTGATGCGCGCGGCGGAATCGGTGACCAGCCGCGTGGGACGCAACATGGCGGCTGCCGACCTGACCATCAGCCAGTTTGGGGTGTTGGAGGCGCTGCTGCATAAGGGTCCATTGTGCCAACGGGACATCGCGGCCAAGATCCTCAAGAGCACCGGCAACATCACCCTGGTCATCGACAACCTGGAAAAGAGAGGTTTGGTACGGCGCGAACGGATCAACGAAGATCGGCGTTACCTGACCATCCAGCTCACCGATCAGGGGCTGGAGTTGATCCACGAGGTCTTTGCCCGGGTTGAGGCGGCAATTGTTGCGGAAATGAAGGTACTTACCAACGACGAGCAGGGAGCCCTGGGTACCCTGTGCAAAAAACTCGGTTTACGGGAAGGGAGGGGATAA
- the rpsA gene encoding 30S ribosomal protein S1 yields the protein MLDNDDQEQPNEDESEGESFAEMFEQSAKQHTRWLEPGQKVTARVLKVGTEWIFIDTGQKGEGVVDVKELMDLDGHVTAKIGDSIAAYFLSSSHGEMRFTTRIGGGASGNAQLEEAFQSGVPVEGMVEKEIKGGYEIKLAGTTRAFCPFSQMSLRRTDNPAAFIGTRLPFRITAYDEKGRNIVVSRRALLEEEQRRLREEVQAGISEGMTVSGTVTSLQDYGAFVDIGGLEGLLPISEIGWSRVKEVSEVLSVGQQIKVVIKTIDREKERVSLSLKDTLANPWDLAAQTYPEGSFHTGVVSRLAPFGAFITLADGIDGLIHISKLGGGKRINHPREVLKEGETIEVKVESVDRTERRISLSLAGAARAAEEEEATLSEFRRRADEAPKGMGTFGDLLLAKAKKSKK from the coding sequence ATGCTAGACAACGACGACCAGGAACAACCAAACGAAGATGAGTCTGAAGGCGAAAGCTTTGCCGAGATGTTCGAGCAGAGTGCGAAACAGCATACCCGGTGGCTGGAGCCGGGGCAAAAAGTCACGGCGCGGGTATTGAAAGTCGGCACGGAATGGATCTTCATCGATACCGGCCAAAAGGGCGAAGGTGTCGTCGATGTGAAAGAGCTCATGGACCTGGATGGTCATGTGACCGCAAAAATCGGCGACAGCATCGCCGCCTATTTCCTCTCGTCGAGCCACGGCGAGATGCGCTTCACCACCAGGATCGGCGGCGGCGCATCGGGCAATGCCCAATTGGAAGAGGCATTCCAGAGCGGCGTTCCGGTGGAAGGGATGGTGGAGAAGGAGATCAAGGGAGGGTACGAGATCAAGCTGGCCGGTACGACCCGCGCTTTCTGCCCATTTTCCCAGATGTCGCTGCGCCGCACCGACAACCCGGCCGCGTTTATCGGCACCCGCCTGCCGTTCCGCATCACCGCCTACGACGAAAAGGGACGCAACATCGTGGTCTCCCGCCGCGCCCTGCTGGAAGAGGAACAGCGTCGTCTCAGGGAAGAGGTCCAGGCCGGCATCAGCGAAGGTATGACAGTCAGCGGCACGGTCACTTCCCTGCAAGACTATGGCGCCTTTGTGGATATCGGCGGCCTGGAAGGGCTGCTCCCCATCTCCGAGATCGGCTGGAGCAGGGTCAAGGAGGTGAGCGAGGTTCTGAGCGTCGGCCAGCAGATAAAGGTGGTAATCAAAACCATAGACCGGGAGAAGGAGCGTGTCTCCCTGAGTCTCAAGGACACCCTGGCCAACCCGTGGGACCTGGCGGCACAGACCTATCCCGAGGGTTCCTTCCATACCGGCGTTGTTTCGCGCCTCGCCCCTTTCGGCGCCTTCATCACCCTGGCCGACGGGATCGACGGGCTGATCCACATCTCAAAGCTGGGAGGAGGCAAGCGTATCAACCACCCGCGCGAGGTGCTCAAGGAGGGGGAAACCATCGAGGTCAAGGTCGAGAGTGTGGATCGTACCGAGCGACGCATCTCCCTGAGCCTGGCCGGTGCGGCCCGGGCCGCCGAAGAGGAGGAGGCCACCCTGTCCGAGTTCCGCCGCCGGGCGGACGAGGCACCCAAGGGGATGGGGACATTTGGCGACCTGCTGCTTGCCAAGGCCAAAAAGAGCAAAAAGTAG
- a CDS encoding ABC-F family ATP-binding cassette domain-containing protein: MITASNVALSYGKRILFKDVNIKFTPGNCYGLIGANGAGKSTFLKILSGEITPDKGEIALGPRERLAVLRQDQFAFDEETVFNTVIRGHEELYKIMVAREAIYSKADFSEEDGVRSAELEADFAEMNGYEAESEAAVLLNGLGIPEELRTKKMKELEGGDKVRVLLAQALFGNPDVLLLDEPTNNLDLKSISWLEDFLFRFTNTVIVVSHDRHFLNQVCTHTADIDFSRIQVYVGNYDFWYHASQLNLKQRQNENRKVSEKAEELKAFIQRFSSNASKAKQATSRKKLLDKLTLEEMPVSSRKYPHVMFKAERPCGDIILEISGLTKEIDGVKVLDNLDLIIRKNDKVAFVGGNGLARTTLFQILAGELEPDSGSFRWGVTITSTYFPKENSSYFEKDLSLIDWLGQYSPPTEGETFARGFLGRMLFSGDEAMKKTSVLSGGERVRCMLSRMMLSGANVLILDEPTNHLDLESITALNDGLIAYPEVVLFASHDHEFVATIANRIIEITPGGVIDRVMGFDEYLENEDVIRERDELYQGHAELSL; the protein is encoded by the coding sequence ATGATTACCGCTTCAAATGTTGCACTTTCCTACGGCAAACGCATCCTCTTCAAGGACGTGAACATCAAATTTACGCCAGGCAACTGCTATGGCCTGATCGGGGCCAACGGCGCCGGCAAGTCCACCTTCCTCAAGATCCTTTCAGGGGAGATTACTCCTGACAAGGGGGAAATCGCCCTCGGTCCCCGGGAGCGCCTGGCGGTGCTGCGTCAGGACCAGTTTGCCTTTGACGAGGAGACGGTCTTCAACACGGTTATCAGAGGGCATGAAGAGCTGTACAAGATCATGGTCGCGCGGGAGGCGATCTACTCCAAGGCCGACTTCAGCGAGGAGGACGGCGTCCGTTCGGCGGAGCTGGAGGCCGATTTTGCCGAGATGAACGGTTACGAGGCCGAGTCGGAGGCAGCGGTGCTGCTGAACGGCCTGGGCATCCCCGAGGAACTCCGCACGAAAAAGATGAAGGAGTTGGAGGGGGGCGACAAGGTGCGCGTGCTGCTGGCCCAGGCCCTGTTCGGCAATCCGGACGTGCTGCTTCTGGACGAGCCGACCAACAACCTGGACTTAAAGTCCATCTCCTGGCTGGAGGATTTTCTCTTCCGCTTCACCAACACGGTGATCGTGGTCTCCCATGATCGCCACTTCCTCAACCAAGTCTGCACCCATACCGCCGACATCGACTTCAGCCGCATCCAGGTCTACGTGGGCAACTACGACTTCTGGTACCACGCCAGCCAGTTGAACCTGAAGCAGCGCCAGAACGAGAACCGCAAGGTGTCGGAGAAGGCCGAGGAGCTGAAGGCATTTATCCAGCGCTTCTCATCCAACGCCTCCAAGGCCAAGCAGGCCACCTCGCGCAAGAAGCTCCTGGACAAGCTCACCCTGGAGGAGATGCCGGTGTCGTCGCGCAAGTACCCCCACGTCATGTTCAAGGCGGAACGTCCCTGCGGTGACATCATCCTGGAGATATCAGGCCTCACCAAGGAGATCGACGGGGTGAAGGTGTTGGACAACCTGGACCTGATCATCCGCAAGAACGACAAGGTCGCCTTTGTCGGGGGCAACGGTCTGGCCCGTACCACCCTGTTCCAGATCCTGGCCGGCGAACTGGAGCCGGACAGCGGCTCGTTCCGCTGGGGCGTGACCATTACCAGCACCTATTTCCCCAAGGAGAACAGCAGCTATTTCGAGAAGGACCTGAGCCTGATCGACTGGCTGGGGCAGTATTCGCCCCCCACCGAGGGCGAAACCTTTGCCCGGGGGTTTCTGGGGAGGATGCTCTTCTCCGGCGATGAGGCGATGAAGAAGACCTCGGTCCTCTCCGGCGGCGAGCGGGTACGCTGCATGTTGTCCCGCATGATGCTCTCCGGCGCCAACGTGCTGATTCTGGACGAGCCGACCAACCACCTGGATCTGGAGTCGATCACCGCCCTGAACGACGGGCTCATCGCCTACCCGGAGGTGGTGCTGTTCGCTTCCCACGACCACGAGTTCGTCGCCACCATTGCCAACCGGATCATCGAAATCACCCCCGGCGGCGTGATCGACCGCGTCATGGGCTTCGACGAATATCTGGAGAACGAGGACGTGATCCGGGAGCGGGACGAGTTGTACCAGGGCCATGCGGAACTGAGCCTGTAG
- a CDS encoding YaiI/YqxD family protein has product MRIWIDADACPRVIKEIVFRASERLEIPVCLVANTSLAKHHSRLIDSVVVSEGFDVADDYIAEQATPEDVVITADIPLAARIVAKGAVGLDPRGEFYTEENVGERLSMRDLMMELRDAGVVQGGPGQFGATDRQRFASSLDSLLTRMTKGRKR; this is encoded by the coding sequence ATGCGCATATGGATCGACGCCGACGCCTGTCCGCGGGTCATCAAGGAGATCGTCTTCCGGGCCTCGGAACGTCTGGAGATTCCGGTCTGCCTGGTGGCCAACACCAGCTTGGCGAAGCATCATTCCCGCCTGATCGATTCGGTGGTGGTGAGCGAGGGCTTTGACGTTGCCGACGACTACATTGCCGAACAAGCCACCCCGGAAGACGTGGTCATAACCGCCGATATCCCGCTGGCGGCACGGATCGTAGCCAAGGGTGCGGTGGGGCTCGACCCGCGGGGCGAGTTCTACACCGAGGAAAATGTAGGCGAGCGCCTCTCCATGCGCGACCTGATGATGGAACTGCGCGATGCGGGCGTGGTGCAGGGAGGGCCGGGCCAGTTCGGTGCGACCGACCGCCAGCGCTTTGCCTCCTCCCTGGACAGCCTGCTGACCCGAATGACCAAGGGGAGGAAACGCTGA